A segment of the Leptospira barantonii genome:
TCTTAACTGAATCCGAAGAACAATTCTTCGGACGGGGATTTTTTCCGTGCGGTCAGGATGAAAGTGTCTATTTTTCCTTTGCCTTTGATTTCCACGTCTTCCCTTTTTTCCATGGAGAATTCTTCCGAAATCAAATGTGCAGTGGACGGTGTGACTTGGATTTGTCCGCTCAGACCGTGAGATTCCATTCTACTCGCAACGTTAACCGCATCTCCCCAAATATCATAGATGAACTTTTTGGTTCCGATCACGCCGGCAACGACGGGTCCGGTGTTGATGCCGATCCTCATATCGAGTTTTAGATTTCCTTCTCGAATTCTGAAACGTTTTAGAAGATCCATCATCTCCCAAGCCATATGAGCGATTGCTAATGTATGATTTTGTCTCGGTTGGGGTAAGCCGCCCACTACCATATAAGCGTCGCCGATCGTTTTGATTTTTTCCAAGCCGTATTTTTCCGCCATCAGATCGAAAGCGGAGAACACCTTGTTTAAAATCCTCACGACTTTTTCGGGATGAAACTTTCCGGCGATTTCCGTAAAACCGACGATATCCGCGAATAGAATGCTTGCTTCGCTGAAACTTTGTGCGATTACCGAACTGTCTTTTTTAAGTTTATCCGCGATCGATTTAGGCAATACGTTTAACAAAAGTTTTTCGGCTCTTTCCTGCTCTTTTTGAACTCTCGCGTAAGCCTTCGCCAGTTCCTTTCTGGCTTTTTCGTTTTCTTCCAGAGTGTTTCTTACGGTTCCGAGAACTTGATTGTAACGATTCGCAATTTGCCCGACTTCGGTGAAAGGTTCGACGGGAACGTCGTAGCTTAAGTCCCCCGTTTTCTTTTGATGTTCCATCACTAAAAAAAGATCGATGAGTTCCGTGGTTGCCTTGTGTTCCGAAATGTTTAGACCTTGGTATTCCTCTTCGAGGTCCACTCTCAGTTTAAAGAATCGATTGATGATCGAAAATAGAATATAAGAAGTTCCGAATGCGAATATACCGATGGACGCAATTCCCAAAAGTTGAACTTGGATTTGTCCCCAACGAGAAAGTCCCGAGTTTAGAATCTGAAGATTTCCGAAAATTCCCACACAAAGAGTTCCGAAGATCCCCATTCCCAAGTGAACCGGAACCGCTCCGACCGCGTCGTCTATTTTCAATTTTTCTAATATGTCTTCGATCGGAGAAACCAAAATTCCCGCGAACAATCCGATGACTCCCGCTTCCACCGCGTTGACTACGTTGGCACACGCTGTAATCGCCACCAATCCGCCCAAGGAACCGTTCAAAGGAAGAACCGCGTCCGGATAACCTTTTCGAAACCAACCTATGAACAAACCGGAGAACATCGCGGCGCCCGAAGCGAGTACGGTGTTCAATAGTACGGTGGGAACATGTCGATCGAATGCGAGAGTACTTCCACCGTTGAATCCGAACCATCCTACCCAAAGTATGATTCCACCTAACATCGCTAAGGGGAGATTGCTTCCCGTTACTTTTCTAGGAGGTTCTCCTTCGACGAATCTTCCCGCACGCGGACCGACTACGAGTAAGAACGCAAGCGCAACCCAACCGCCCACGCTATGGACCACCGAAGAACCGGCAAAGTCTCTGAATCCCAATACGGAAAGCCAACCGTGTGTTTCGGATTGATACAGTCCGGACCAAACCCAATGACCCGCGACAGGATAAATAAAACCCGAAATTAAAATCGTGGAAATGATATACGAAATGAATTTAAGTCGTTCAGCGATTGCACCCGAAACGATCGTCGCCGCAGTTCCGCAGAAAACCAATTGGAATAAAAAGAATGCGGGACTCCAAACGTCGTCCGGAGGAAATACGGGAAGAAACCAAGAGGTTCCGATGATTCCTTTCCAGGATTCGCCGAACATCAAGCCGAATCCTATAAACCAAAACAGGACCGTGGCGATTCCGAAATCCGCGATGTTTTTAATCGCAACGTTGATCGAATTCTTAGCACGAGTCAGTCCGGATTCTAAAATCAAAAAACCGCCCTGCATCAAAAGAACCAAACCCGAGCAGAGTAAGATCCACAAAACGTCCGTTAATGTTTTTTCAGTCGCGCCCATAAACATCAAATGCATGCATACTTCCCTGTAAGATTAAATCCCAACATCTAAGTTTCTTTTTATATATCGGCTTGATAAGAATCGTTTCTACAACGATAACGTTATTCACTTTAAAAGATTCTTTAGATGAATAAGAAACAGAAGATCATAACGTTGTAAAACGATTTATTGGGGTTCTTAAAAAGAATCGAACCGTTTTGTTAAGCGCAATGGATTATGATTAAAATTGAATACACTTTTTAAGCGCAAGATTCTTAAGAACGCAAATTGCAGATTCTTTCAATGATTTGTTTATTTCTTCGGCAGTATCAAAAGAATTCTTCCCTGGGTTTGAATCCTTCCCGCTTGTTCTTCGGCCTTTTTACCGGTTCCTAAAAAGTAATCGAGTCTTCCATGACCCTGAATTTTAGAACCTCGATCGTGAACGAACACGATTCGGTTTTTTTCCGTTAAAACGGGGGATTCAAACGTGATCAAAGCCGGAATCCCTAAAGGAATATTCGGATCCATCGCCACCGATCGTTTCGGAATCAATTCGATTCCACCGCTTCCTCGGGGAGAGGAAGGTTCTCTTTTGAAAAAAACATATCTCGGATTTTTTAAAATCGCGTCCCGGACTTCCTTCGGAAATTCGACGATACAGTTTCTCAGATCGGAAGGAATCAGGCTTTTACAGATTCCTCTCAAGGATTCGGCGGGGCTCAGATATTCTTTTCCGTTATCGGACGAATACGTTATACGAAACGGATCCTTGTTCGGAGTTTGGATTACGGCGGAACCTTCGAGTTGTGCTAGATGTAGGTCCGTGATTTTAACGTAAGAGATCGCCTTTGTTTTGTTTTTCCATACGGAAGGTTCGAACAATTCGATTCTCGTTTCGTACGGAACCAGATTTCCGTTCGCCGATTTTACGACGATTCTTTCGTTACCTTGTTTTTTTACGATCAAATCGGAAGGTGTTTCCAAAATAGGATGAACGAATTCCCCTTCCGGAAAAGTTCTACCTTCCATTATAACTTCATAATATGCGGTGATTTTTCCTTGGTGTTGGTCTACGGTTTCGAGAATCGAAAATGAATTTTGAAATCGATTCCGAAACGATTCCGGATCTTTCTCCTTAAAGATTTTTTTTAAGGTTCTTATGGACTTCAACAGTTCGTTTTTGTTAAACGAAGTTCCGTTGATAGTTATCTTCCATTCGGGTGAAAGTTTTTCGTAATACGATTCCGATTCTCGAATCGCACGATACAAACTGTCCGTGTTCGGATCGGGTGAGAATAAAGGCGCTTCGCCAACGGGAATAAAGCCGGATTCTTCCAAGTCCTTTCCTTGCAAAAGATTCGTGCAGACGAGGAAGAATAGAATGAAAAGAAACACGAACCTCATGGGAGGATATTCAAATGGATTCTGGAAAAAGCATCAATTTATATTCGGAGGGTGTCATCCCGGTCAGAGTCTTAAAGGATTTTTCCATCTCGCGACCGGAAACGAATCCCGCCCTATGTGCGATCTCGGAATGTTTTAGATCGGTTCTGGTTTTTAAAAGATGTTTCGCTTCTTCCACTCTGTATTGGTTTACATAAGCTTCGAAAGAAGGTACGTTCGAATATTCCTGAACGAATTTATCGAGATCTTGAGGAGTGACCTTTAAAATGCTCGCGAGATCGTCCTTGCTCAGTTCCGGATTTTTGAAAATTCTTTCCACCTTCAAAAGATGATCCAAACTGAATTGAATCGAAGGGGTTTTGCTCTGAAATTCCATGCCGGAAATTCTCGCGGGTGCTTTCAACCGTTCCTGCATCTGTTGAATATCGTAGGCTCGGCTGAGGGATTTTCTTCTTACGAACTTTTCGCGATCTCCGAGGCTGATCATCACTACGACGTAAATCGTGGGAAGAGAAAGTACGTAGGCGTGTACGTAATATTCGTGATATTTTAGAATATCCAAATAGTATAATACCGTAATCAATACGCTCCCCGCTATCGGAATCATACAAAGAGCGATTTTTCTTGCGGGTGCGAAACTTCGGATTACCGTAAGAGTGGAAATTACGATCAAAGAGGACGCATATACGAATGTCCATAAGAAGGAATTTACGACCATCGGGCGATCGGAGATGAATGCGGAAAAAACCGCAAAGGCCACGATCGAAATCGCCGTTGTAGACAACGCGGAATGAAAGAATTTGTTAAGCGAAGAAGGCGAAAGAAACTGAACTATAAAGTAAGTGGAACAGGCGAGGGCTAAAAACGCGAAAAGAGGAGGGGTTATGTTCTGAAACTCGGGAGCGTTCGGCCATAGATATTTATATCCGTTCGCATAACAGGCCCAACCTTCCAAGGAAACAAAAACTAAAAATCCCACGATGTTCAGATAAATCGGATCCAATGTCTGACGATAGATGAATCCGGTTAGGAGTGTTACGAATAAACTCAGAACGAGAGTGAACAAAATCAAAAGATTTCTATAATAACTTCCTTTTTCGTATTCGAGACCGGATTCGAGGAGAATCGGAAAGTTGATGATCGAAGAGGTTTTGATCCAGAGGTAATACCGATTGTCTTCGTTTTGAACCTCGTAGGGTTCCAGATGAAAGACCGGATAATAATCGTCGATCGATCTTTCCGAATATTGAAAACGATCCCCCGAAATCTGAACCGAGGATTTTGAAAAAAGAACGGCGGCGTCTAACGTCACCTGAGGGATTCTCACGAAACATCTGGATCGAGGTTGTTGTTTGACGTTGAATCGGAGCCAGACGGCTTCCTTGATAAAACCTAATTTTAGAAGCGGATTTTCCTTCGGTTTAAAATCCAAATTCGTATTCGGAATCTTGGGGATTTCCCGGGAAGAATCGCCGTCTAACGCGAATTCTATTTTATCAAATTCGCATATTTCCGAAGCGGGCTCGGAATGTAGAAATTGAGGAGACACAAAACAAAAAAACACGATCAATGCGGCGATTCGAGCGCCTTTGTCGGCTATCAATTTTATTAAGCGAAGAGGCATTTCAATCAATGATTCTGTTTTAATTTCCACGGAAGCACCGGTGTTTGATAAACGAACATCGGATTTTTGTATTTATTCTTCCGAGGGATAACCTACGACTGATAATAATATCAACGGCGACTCCTCCAGTCAAGATTTCAATATAAATTAACCGTATTATATTTTCATTTTGTTATGCGAACTCGTTTCGCCGAACAATTCTTTTTCGAATAGAAACTTCGTTCTACAAGATTCTCCCTCAAGTGAGTCGTTCGATGATTCGTCTTTTCGGAACGAAAACGGCGTTCTTGATTTTCCTCGGAAAAACCCGTAAGAACGGAATGTATTTTTTTTAAGAAAAGAATCGTCTAAAATGTAAAAATTTATCTTGACTTACCTACCTACTGGTAGGTAAGTGGACTTATGAAACTCGCCGGAGATACGCGTGAAAAGATCGTAACCCTTGCCAGACATTATTTTCAAAGTGTCGGCTTTCAATCGTTCAGCTTTCAGAATATCGCGGACGATTTGGGGATCAAAAAGGCGAGCATTCATTATCATTATCCCTCCAAGGAAGAATTGGGCCTTGACGTACTCGAAGTTTATTATAGGGATTTCGAAGAATATACGAAAAACCTAATAGAGCGTCCGCCGAGGGTTCGTTTGTTCGGTTTATTCAAACTTTACGAAGGTTATACCGGTGAAAACGGAAAGATCTGCCCGTTCGGCGTGGTAGGCACCGAATATCACGTTCTTTCCCAGACTATTCGGGACAAGACCTTGGTTCTTCACAATCAACATCGCGATTTTCTAATACAAACCCTTCACGACGGAATGAAAGACGGTTCGTTTGTTCTTACTCTCAACGTAAAGGATACGGCCGACTTATTCATGTCGGCGATTCAAGGGTCGATGCAGATTTCTAGAATCCGAAAGGATAAGGAATATTTTCCAAAAATGATCAAAAGTCTTAAGTCAATGATACAAATGAAGGAGCATAAAAATGCCGGTTTCTGAATCCGCTACCAAAGCATGGGAAGAAATGAACAAGATGGCCGATAAGATGGCCAAAGAATACGGTCTTACTCTGGAACTTCCGCCGAAATCTTTTAAAGAAATGAAAGCCGAGTTCGTCGAGTTCGAAGGTGGGAAAAAAATCGTCGTTCGTATTCCGTATGACGAGCGTTTTGCGAACCCGATGGGAATCTTTCAAGGTGGAATGCTCTGCACCGCCTTGGACAACACCTTCGGTCCGCTTTCTTATCTCGCGGCGAAAAGACCCTGCGTCACAACGGATTTATCGACTCAGTTTTTCAGGACCTTTTTTCCGAAGGACGAATACGTTTTGATCGAAGCAAAGGTCGTTTCGAAATCTCCCGC
Coding sequences within it:
- a CDS encoding MltA domain-containing protein gives rise to the protein MRFVFLFILFFLVCTNLLQGKDLEESGFIPVGEAPLFSPDPNTDSLYRAIRESESYYEKLSPEWKITINGTSFNKNELLKSIRTLKKIFKEKDPESFRNRFQNSFSILETVDQHQGKITAYYEVIMEGRTFPEGEFVHPILETPSDLIVKKQGNERIVVKSANGNLVPYETRIELFEPSVWKNKTKAISYVKITDLHLAQLEGSAVIQTPNKDPFRITYSSDNGKEYLSPAESLRGICKSLIPSDLRNCIVEFPKEVRDAILKNPRYVFFKREPSSPRGSGGIELIPKRSVAMDPNIPLGIPALITFESPVLTEKNRIVFVHDRGSKIQGHGRLDYFLGTGKKAEEQAGRIQTQGRILLILPKK
- a CDS encoding PaaI family thioesterase, with the translated sequence MPVSESATKAWEEMNKMADKMAKEYGLTLELPPKSFKEMKAEFVEFEGGKKIVVRIPYDERFANPMGIFQGGMLCTALDNTFGPLSYLAAKRPCVTTDLSTQFFRTFFPKDEYVLIEAKVVSKSPAMMTMQAEVRNPKNKLIAIATSSVLILQESMLKRMTSKQEQED
- a CDS encoding TetR/AcrR family transcriptional regulator, whose amino-acid sequence is MKLAGDTREKIVTLARHYFQSVGFQSFSFQNIADDLGIKKASIHYHYPSKEELGLDVLEVYYRDFEEYTKNLIERPPRVRLFGLFKLYEGYTGENGKICPFGVVGTEYHVLSQTIRDKTLVLHNQHRDFLIQTLHDGMKDGSFVLTLNVKDTADLFMSAIQGSMQISRIRKDKEYFPKMIKSLKSMIQMKEHKNAGF
- the amt gene encoding ammonium transporter produces the protein MHLMFMGATEKTLTDVLWILLCSGLVLLMQGGFLILESGLTRAKNSINVAIKNIADFGIATVLFWFIGFGLMFGESWKGIIGTSWFLPVFPPDDVWSPAFFLFQLVFCGTAATIVSGAIAERLKFISYIISTILISGFIYPVAGHWVWSGLYQSETHGWLSVLGFRDFAGSSVVHSVGGWVALAFLLVVGPRAGRFVEGEPPRKVTGSNLPLAMLGGIILWVGWFGFNGGSTLAFDRHVPTVLLNTVLASGAAMFSGLFIGWFRKGYPDAVLPLNGSLGGLVAITACANVVNAVEAGVIGLFAGILVSPIEDILEKLKIDDAVGAVPVHLGMGIFGTLCVGIFGNLQILNSGLSRWGQIQVQLLGIASIGIFAFGTSYILFSIINRFFKLRVDLEEEYQGLNISEHKATTELIDLFLVMEHQKKTGDLSYDVPVEPFTEVGQIANRYNQVLGTVRNTLEENEKARKELAKAYARVQKEQERAEKLLLNVLPKSIADKLKKDSSVIAQSFSEASILFADIVGFTEIAGKFHPEKVVRILNKVFSAFDLMAEKYGLEKIKTIGDAYMVVGGLPQPRQNHTLAIAHMAWEMMDLLKRFRIREGNLKLDMRIGINTGPVVAGVIGTKKFIYDIWGDAVNVASRMESHGLSGQIQVTPSTAHLISEEFSMEKREDVEIKGKGKIDTFILTARKKSPSEELFFGFS
- a CDS encoding 7TM-DISM domain-containing protein, with the protein product MPLRLIKLIADKGARIAALIVFFCFVSPQFLHSEPASEICEFDKIEFALDGDSSREIPKIPNTNLDFKPKENPLLKLGFIKEAVWLRFNVKQQPRSRCFVRIPQVTLDAAVLFSKSSVQISGDRFQYSERSIDDYYPVFHLEPYEVQNEDNRYYLWIKTSSIINFPILLESGLEYEKGSYYRNLLILFTLVLSLFVTLLTGFIYRQTLDPIYLNIVGFLVFVSLEGWACYANGYKYLWPNAPEFQNITPPLFAFLALACSTYFIVQFLSPSSLNKFFHSALSTTAISIVAFAVFSAFISDRPMVVNSFLWTFVYASSLIVISTLTVIRSFAPARKIALCMIPIAGSVLITVLYYLDILKYHEYYVHAYVLSLPTIYVVVMISLGDREKFVRRKSLSRAYDIQQMQERLKAPARISGMEFQSKTPSIQFSLDHLLKVERIFKNPELSKDDLASILKVTPQDLDKFVQEYSNVPSFEAYVNQYRVEEAKHLLKTRTDLKHSEIAHRAGFVSGREMEKSFKTLTGMTPSEYKLMLFPESI